Proteins from one Flavobacterium sp. N2038 genomic window:
- a CDS encoding aconitate hydratase, translating to MAFDIEMIKKVYENMPGRVDKAREIVGRPLTLTEKILYNHLWDGNPTKAFGRGVDYVDFAPDRVACQDATAQMALLQFMHAGKSKVAVPTTVHCDHLIQAKVDAATDLARAKTQSNEVFDFLSSVSNKYGIGFWKPGAGIIHQVVLENYAFPGGMMIGTDSHTVNAGGLGMVAIGVGGADAVDVMSGMAWELKFPKLIGVKLTGKLSGWTAPKDVILKVAGILTVKGGTGAIVEYFGEGATSMSCTGKGTICNMGAEIGATTSTFGYDDSMSRYLRSTNRADVADAADKVASYLTGDAEVYANPEKYFDQVIEIDLSTLEPHLNGPFTPDLATPISKMKEEAIKNNWPLQIQVGLIGSCTNSSYEDISRAASLARQVADKNLKTKSQFTITPGSEVVRSTIERDGFIDTFHKIGATVFANACGPCIGMWDREGAEKEERNTIVHSFNRNFSKRADGNPNTLAFVGSPELVTALAIAGDLSFNPLTDKLINEEGEEVMLDAPTGDELPSKGFYAEDPGFQAPATDGSGVQVVVNPTSERLQLLAPFAPWDGKNITGAKLLIKAFGKCTTDHISMAGPWLRFRGHLDNISNNMLIGAVNAYNQKTNAVKNQLTGEYDAVPAVARAYKAAGVPSIVVGDHNYGEGSSREHAAMEPRFLGVKAVLVKSFARIHETNLKKQGLLGLTFANEADYDKIQEDDTINFTDLTEFAPGKPLTLEFVHADGTKDIILANHTYNAGQIGWFVAGSALNLIAAGKA from the coding sequence ATGGCTTTTGATATTGAAATGATTAAAAAAGTGTACGAAAACATGCCAGGTCGTGTTGATAAAGCACGCGAGATTGTTGGGCGTCCACTTACCTTAACAGAGAAAATTTTGTACAATCACCTTTGGGATGGAAATCCAACGAAGGCGTTTGGTAGAGGAGTAGATTATGTTGACTTTGCACCAGATCGTGTTGCGTGTCAGGATGCAACAGCACAAATGGCATTATTACAGTTTATGCATGCTGGAAAATCAAAAGTTGCAGTTCCTACAACGGTTCATTGTGATCACTTGATTCAGGCAAAAGTAGATGCAGCTACCGATTTGGCCAGAGCAAAAACACAAAGTAATGAAGTTTTCGACTTCTTGTCGTCAGTTTCTAATAAATATGGAATTGGTTTCTGGAAACCAGGAGCTGGAATTATTCATCAGGTCGTACTTGAAAATTATGCGTTCCCTGGTGGAATGATGATTGGTACCGATTCTCATACTGTAAATGCAGGTGGTTTAGGAATGGTAGCCATTGGTGTAGGTGGGGCTGATGCTGTAGACGTGATGTCTGGTATGGCTTGGGAATTGAAATTTCCTAAATTAATTGGAGTAAAATTAACTGGTAAATTATCAGGATGGACAGCTCCTAAAGATGTTATCCTAAAAGTTGCCGGTATTCTTACTGTAAAAGGTGGTACTGGTGCGATTGTTGAATATTTTGGTGAAGGTGCAACATCTATGTCTTGTACTGGTAAAGGTACGATTTGCAATATGGGTGCAGAAATTGGAGCAACAACTTCAACTTTTGGCTACGATGATTCAATGAGTCGTTACCTGCGTTCTACAAACAGAGCAGATGTTGCTGATGCTGCAGATAAAGTAGCTTCTTACTTGACAGGAGATGCGGAAGTATATGCTAATCCGGAAAAATATTTTGATCAGGTAATCGAAATTGACTTATCTACATTAGAACCACACTTAAATGGTCCTTTTACGCCGGATTTAGCTACTCCAATTTCTAAAATGAAAGAAGAGGCAATCAAAAATAACTGGCCACTGCAAATTCAGGTTGGTTTAATTGGGTCATGTACAAACTCTTCTTACGAAGATATTTCACGAGCTGCTTCATTGGCAAGACAAGTTGCTGATAAAAATTTGAAAACCAAATCACAGTTTACAATCACTCCGGGATCTGAAGTTGTTCGTTCTACAATCGAAAGAGATGGATTTATTGATACTTTCCATAAAATTGGAGCAACTGTTTTTGCTAACGCCTGCGGACCATGTATTGGAATGTGGGACAGAGAGGGTGCAGAAAAGGAAGAAAGAAACACTATTGTTCACTCTTTCAACCGTAACTTCTCAAAACGTGCAGATGGTAATCCAAATACCTTAGCTTTTGTGGGTTCTCCGGAATTGGTAACGGCTTTGGCTATCGCTGGTGATTTAAGTTTTAATCCACTAACTGATAAATTAATCAACGAAGAAGGTGAAGAAGTAATGCTTGATGCTCCAACGGGAGATGAACTTCCCTCTAAAGGTTTCTATGCTGAAGATCCTGGGTTTCAGGCTCCGGCTACAGATGGATCAGGGGTTCAGGTTGTGGTAAATCCGACTTCAGAGCGTTTGCAATTATTAGCTCCGTTCGCCCCTTGGGATGGTAAAAACATTACTGGTGCAAAACTATTGATCAAAGCCTTTGGAAAATGTACAACAGACCACATTTCGATGGCAGGACCATGGTTGCGTTTCCGCGGACACTTAGATAATATTTCAAACAATATGTTGATTGGTGCTGTAAATGCGTACAACCAAAAAACAAACGCTGTTAAAAATCAATTGACAGGCGAGTACGATGCTGTACCGGCTGTTGCCCGTGCATACAAAGCAGCTGGGGTTCCGTCTATTGTAGTTGGAGATCATAATTATGGCGAAGGTTCTTCTCGTGAGCATGCTGCAATGGAACCGCGTTTCCTAGGAGTAAAAGCGGTATTAGTAAAATCTTTCGCTCGTATTCACGAAACAAACCTTAAAAAACAAGGTCTTTTAGGGTTGACATTTGCAAACGAAGCAGATTATGATAAAATCCAGGAAGATGATACAATCAACTTTACGGATCTAACTGAGTTTGCTCCAGGTAAACCGCTGACATTAGAATTTGTTCACGCAGATGGTACAAAAGATATTATTTTAGCAAACCATACTTACAATGCTGGTCAGATTGGCTGGTTTGTTGCGGGTTCTGCTTTGAACTTAATTGCGGCAGGAAAAGCTTAA
- a CDS encoding bifunctional aconitate hydratase 2/2-methylisocitrate dehydratase has product MNIYQDYIQEIEERKNLGLHPKPIDSAELLSEIIKQIKDLDNEYREDSLKFFIYNTLPGTTSAAGEKAKFLKEIILGQAVVKEITPAFAFELLSHMKGGPSIEVLLDLALGNDAAIAKEAAKVLKTQVFLYEADTDRLIEAFKNNNAVAKEILESYAQAEFFTKLPEVADEVKVVTFIAGEGDISTDLLSPGNQAHSRSDRELHGQCMITPQAQQEIRALQAQHPDKSVMLIAEKGTMGVGSSRMSGVNNVALWTGKQASPYIPFVNIAPIVAGTNGISPIFLTTVDVTGGIGLDLKNWVKKTDSEGNVVRNENDEPILEQTYSVETGTVLTISIKEKKLYNGDKELIDISKAFTPQKLEFIKAGGSYAIVFGKKLQTLAAKVLDVEAPLVFAPSKEISHEGQGLTAVEKIFNKNAVGIAPGKVLHAGSDVRVEVNIVGSQDTTGLMTAQELESMAATVISPIVDGAYQSGCHTASVWDKKAQANIPKLMKFMNDFGLITARDPKGVYHAMTDVIHKVLNDITIDEWAIIIGGDSHTRMSKGVAFGADSGTVALALATGEASMPIPESVKVTFKGDMKGYMDFRDVVHATQAQMLHQFGGENVFQGRIIEVHIGTLTADQAFTFTDWTAEMKAKASICISEDDTLIESLEIAKGRIQIMIDKGMDNEKRVLQGLINKADKRIAEIKSAEKPALTPDANAKYYAEVVVDLDLISEPMIADPDVNNVDVSKRYTHDTIRPLSFYGGVKKVDLGFIGSCMVHKGDMKILAQMLKNIEEQKGKVEFLAPLVVAPPTYNIVDELKAEGDWEVLQKYSGFEFNDDAPKGAARTEYENMLYLERPGCNLCMGNQEKAAKGDTVMATSTRLFQGRVVEDSEGKKGESLLSSTPVVVLSTILGRTPTIDEYTAAVDGINLTKFAPSHKQLVM; this is encoded by the coding sequence ATGAATATTTATCAGGATTATATCCAAGAGATTGAAGAACGAAAAAATCTGGGACTTCACCCAAAACCAATTGATAGCGCTGAATTATTAAGCGAAATTATTAAACAAATTAAAGATTTAGATAACGAATATCGAGAGGATTCTCTTAAGTTTTTTATTTACAATACTTTACCGGGAACTACAAGTGCTGCTGGTGAAAAAGCAAAATTTTTAAAGGAGATTATTCTTGGTCAGGCTGTTGTAAAAGAAATTACGCCAGCTTTTGCATTTGAATTATTATCTCACATGAAAGGTGGACCTTCTATTGAAGTGTTGTTGGATTTAGCTTTAGGTAATGACGCTGCTATTGCAAAAGAAGCTGCAAAAGTGCTTAAAACACAAGTTTTCCTTTACGAAGCAGATACTGATCGTTTAATAGAAGCATTCAAAAATAATAATGCAGTTGCAAAAGAAATCCTTGAAAGTTACGCTCAGGCTGAGTTTTTTACAAAACTTCCAGAAGTAGCTGATGAAGTTAAAGTCGTTACTTTTATAGCTGGTGAAGGTGATATTTCAACAGATTTACTTTCTCCGGGTAACCAGGCTCACTCACGTTCAGACCGTGAACTTCATGGCCAATGTATGATTACTCCTCAGGCACAGCAAGAAATTAGAGCACTTCAGGCGCAACATCCTGATAAAAGTGTAATGTTAATTGCTGAGAAAGGAACTATGGGAGTAGGTTCGTCAAGAATGTCAGGTGTAAATAACGTGGCACTTTGGACAGGTAAACAAGCAAGCCCATATATTCCGTTCGTTAATATTGCTCCAATCGTTGCAGGAACAAATGGAATTTCTCCAATTTTCCTAACAACTGTAGATGTTACAGGTGGTATTGGATTAGATCTTAAAAACTGGGTTAAAAAAACAGATTCAGAAGGTAACGTTGTTCGTAATGAAAACGACGAACCAATATTAGAGCAAACCTATTCTGTTGAAACAGGTACGGTTCTTACAATCAGTATTAAAGAGAAAAAACTATATAACGGTGATAAAGAATTAATTGATATTTCTAAGGCTTTTACTCCTCAGAAATTAGAGTTCATTAAAGCTGGTGGTTCATATGCTATCGTGTTTGGTAAAAAATTACAAACGTTAGCTGCAAAAGTTTTAGATGTTGAAGCTCCTCTTGTATTTGCTCCATCAAAAGAAATTTCTCATGAAGGACAAGGTCTTACTGCAGTAGAAAAAATCTTCAATAAAAATGCTGTTGGTATTGCGCCAGGTAAAGTATTACATGCTGGTTCTGATGTTCGTGTAGAAGTTAATATCGTAGGTTCGCAAGATACTACAGGTCTTATGACTGCTCAGGAATTAGAGTCTATGGCTGCAACAGTAATTTCGCCAATCGTTGATGGTGCATACCAATCAGGTTGTCACACTGCTTCGGTTTGGGATAAAAAAGCTCAGGCTAATATTCCTAAATTGATGAAATTCATGAACGATTTTGGTTTGATCACAGCTCGTGACCCAAAAGGTGTTTATCATGCAATGACAGACGTTATCCATAAAGTACTTAACGATATTACTATTGATGAGTGGGCTATCATTATTGGTGGTGACTCTCATACAAGAATGTCAAAAGGTGTTGCTTTTGGTGCTGACTCTGGAACTGTAGCTCTTGCATTGGCAACTGGTGAGGCTTCAATGCCAATTCCGGAATCTGTAAAAGTTACTTTCAAAGGAGATATGAAAGGGTATATGGATTTCCGTGATGTGGTTCATGCTACTCAAGCACAAATGCTTCATCAATTTGGAGGAGAAAATGTATTCCAAGGAAGAATTATTGAGGTTCACATTGGAACATTAACTGCGGATCAGGCCTTTACATTTACAGATTGGACTGCAGAGATGAAAGCAAAAGCTTCTATCTGTATTTCTGAAGATGATACTTTGATTGAATCATTGGAAATTGCAAAAGGAAGAATCCAGATCATGATCGACAAAGGTATGGATAACGAAAAACGTGTTCTTCAAGGATTGATCAATAAAGCGGATAAGAGAATTGCAGAAATTAAATCTGCTGAGAAACCAGCTTTAACTCCGGATGCAAACGCTAAATATTACGCTGAAGTTGTGGTTGATTTGGATCTGATTTCTGAGCCAATGATTGCTGATCCAGATGTAAATAACGTTGATGTTTCTAAACGATATACTCACGATACTATCAGACCATTATCTTTCTATGGTGGTGTGAAAAAAGTTGATCTTGGATTTATTGGATCTTGTATGGTTCATAAAGGAGATATGAAAATTTTAGCTCAAATGCTTAAAAACATCGAAGAGCAAAAAGGTAAAGTAGAATTCTTGGCACCGCTTGTGGTAGCGCCTCCTACATATAATATCGTAGACGAACTTAAAGCTGAAGGTGACTGGGAAGTATTGCAAAAATACTCTGGTTTTGAATTCAATGATGATGCTCCTAAAGGTGCGGCACGTACTGAATACGAAAACATGTTATATTTAGAGCGTCCAGGTTGTAATCTTTGTATGGGTAACCAGGAAAAAGCGGCTAAAGGAGATACTGTAATGGCAACTTCAACTCGTCTTTTCCAAGGTAGAGTTGTAGAAGATTCTGAAGGTAAAAAAGGAGAATCATTGCTTTCATCTACTCCGGTTGTAGTTTTATCTACAATTTTGGGTAGAACCCCAACAATCGATGAATATACTGCTGCTGTAGATGGTATCAACTTAACTAAGTTTGCGCCTTCTCACAAACAGTTGGTTATGTAA
- a CDS encoding AAA family ATPase, with product MSDVAAIHNLVQKRNELKSEIAKIIVGQDAVVDQILLCIFSGGHALLIGVPGLAKTLMINTLSQALGLDFKRIQFTPDLMPSDILGSEILDENRHFKFIKGPIFSNIILADEINRTPPKTQAALLEAMQERSVTIAGQNYKLDLPYFVLATQNPIEQEGTYPLPEAQLDRFMFAIKLEYPTFEEEVQVVKRTTSDVKTTINPLFSAQEIIDFQHLIRRIPVADNVIEYAVTLVSKTRPDNRLANDFVKNYLDWGAGPRASQNLILAAKAHAAFNGKFSPDIEDVKAVATGILRHRIIKNYKADAEGITEEVIIQKLM from the coding sequence ATGTCTGACGTAGCAGCAATTCATAATTTAGTTCAAAAACGAAACGAATTAAAATCAGAAATAGCAAAAATCATTGTAGGCCAGGATGCAGTCGTAGATCAAATTTTACTGTGTATATTTTCAGGAGGACACGCCTTATTAATCGGAGTTCCCGGTTTGGCAAAAACATTAATGATAAATACTTTATCACAAGCTTTAGGTTTAGATTTTAAAAGAATTCAGTTTACACCAGATTTAATGCCTTCTGATATTTTAGGAAGTGAAATTCTGGATGAAAACAGACATTTTAAATTTATTAAAGGACCGATTTTTTCTAATATAATTTTGGCTGATGAGATTAACAGAACACCACCAAAAACACAGGCAGCTTTGCTTGAAGCAATGCAGGAGCGTTCTGTTACTATTGCTGGACAGAATTACAAATTAGATTTGCCATATTTTGTATTGGCGACTCAAAATCCAATTGAGCAGGAAGGAACCTATCCGTTACCGGAAGCACAATTAGACCGTTTTATGTTTGCTATAAAGCTAGAATATCCAACATTTGAAGAGGAAGTGCAGGTGGTAAAACGCACAACATCTGATGTTAAAACAACAATTAATCCATTGTTTTCAGCGCAGGAAATTATCGATTTCCAACATTTGATACGTAGAATTCCTGTTGCAGATAATGTAATTGAATACGCAGTGACTTTAGTGAGTAAAACTCGTCCTGATAATCGTTTAGCAAATGATTTTGTGAAAAATTATCTGGATTGGGGAGCGGGACCAAGAGCTTCTCAAAATTTGATTTTGGCAGCAAAAGCGCACGCAGCTTTTAATGGTAAATTTTCACCAGATATTGAAGATGTAAAAGCAGTTGCAACTGGAATTTTACGCCACAGAATTATTAAAAATTATAAAGCAGATGCTGAAGGAATAACCGAAGAAGTTATTATTCAGAAGTTGATGTAG
- a CDS encoding peptidylprolyl isomerase, which produces MLLKKLQLKTIDFKLALTMCFLLFFSSLVSAQEIIPDVVAQKPAEVPSGKKQKVDGIIATVGDYIVLDSDIDKGFLEISAQGGSIKDITRCQMLGKLLEDKLYAHQAIQDSIIVSDAEVRGMMEDRLNYMIKQVGDINKVVEYYKKSSVEEFKTYFADILKEQKLAGEMQKKIVDGVEITPEEVRNFFKKIPKDELPTFGAEMEVAQIVVEPKVSKEDKQKVIDRLNAIRQDVLDGSSFATKAVLYSQDPGSSSNGGYYKMTRKTPFLKEFKDVAFSLQEGEISQPFETIYGYHIIMIDKIKGQEVELRHILISPTVSEAALKEAKERITNIRNKIINKEISFADAARTESDEKETKANGGTLVNPNTQDTRFELTKMDPTLYGQVSNLKDTEISQPLLNVDDKGKKTYKLITVTNRIDEHVADYAKDYTKIKELALKEKQINAIAKWFDTKIKDTYIKIIGEYRDCTFTNNWLKK; this is translated from the coding sequence ATGTTATTAAAAAAATTACAGCTAAAAACAATTGATTTCAAGTTAGCATTGACAATGTGTTTTTTACTTTTTTTCAGCTCACTTGTTTCGGCTCAGGAAATTATTCCGGATGTTGTAGCTCAAAAACCAGCGGAAGTTCCTTCTGGCAAAAAGCAAAAAGTTGACGGTATTATTGCTACAGTTGGAGATTATATTGTTTTAGACTCAGATATTGATAAAGGGTTTTTAGAAATTTCGGCTCAGGGTGGTAGTATTAAAGATATCACTAGATGCCAGATGCTGGGTAAGCTTTTGGAAGATAAATTATATGCACATCAGGCGATTCAGGATAGTATTATTGTAAGTGATGCCGAAGTTAGAGGTATGATGGAAGACCGTTTGAACTATATGATTAAACAGGTTGGAGACATTAATAAAGTGGTAGAATATTATAAAAAAAGTTCTGTTGAAGAATTTAAAACCTATTTTGCTGATATCCTGAAAGAGCAAAAGCTGGCTGGAGAAATGCAGAAAAAAATTGTTGATGGAGTAGAGATTACACCAGAGGAGGTTCGTAATTTCTTTAAAAAGATACCAAAAGACGAATTGCCTACTTTTGGAGCAGAGATGGAAGTAGCCCAGATTGTAGTGGAGCCTAAAGTTTCTAAAGAAGATAAACAAAAGGTTATAGACAGACTGAATGCTATAAGACAAGATGTTTTAGACGGTTCAAGTTTTGCAACAAAAGCAGTTTTATATTCACAGGATCCGGGATCTTCTTCAAATGGAGGTTATTATAAAATGACCAGAAAAACCCCTTTTCTGAAAGAGTTTAAAGATGTTGCTTTTAGTTTACAGGAAGGTGAAATTTCTCAGCCTTTTGAAACAATTTATGGATATCATATTATTATGATAGATAAAATTAAAGGACAAGAAGTTGAATTGCGTCACATTCTAATTTCGCCAACTGTTTCTGAAGCAGCGTTAAAAGAAGCTAAAGAAAGAATTACCAATATTAGAAATAAGATAATCAATAAAGAAATTTCTTTTGCAGATGCAGCCAGAACAGAATCTGATGAAAAAGAGACAAAAGCAAACGGAGGAACTTTAGTAAATCCTAATACTCAGGATACTCGTTTTGAGCTGACAAAAATGGATCCGACTTTATATGGTCAGGTTTCAAATTTAAAAGATACCGAAATTTCCCAACCGCTTTTAAATGTAGATGATAAAGGTAAAAAAACATATAAGTTAATTACAGTTACCAACAGAATTGACGAACACGTTGCTGATTATGCAAAGGATTATACAAAAATTAAAGAACTTGCATTGAAAGAAAAACAAATCAACGCAATTGCAAAATGGTTTGATACTAAAATTAAAGATACTTACATCAAAATTATTGGCGAATACAGAGATTGTACTTTTACAAACAACTGGTTAAAAAAATAA
- a CDS encoding alpha-amylase: MKKTQVRFLYIGMIAALLSSCSQNETSETDSKAESQKFEIINVTHHDGKPFSTGTSSTGKYVDNPGGGVMMQAFYWDVPAGGTWWNTVSSKVTAWSNAGIGSIWLPPASKAQNGAFSMGYDPTDYFDFGDYNQNGSIETRFGSKTELVSLITNAHTENMKVYADIVINHNSGGQSEANPFTGTNTWTNFTGVASGKFPRNYNDFYKNSFGNNDEGAFGGFPDLCHAASNVQNWLWLRTDGVGKYYKNTMKFDGWRFDYVKGFGAWVVNSWNANVGGFSVGELWDSNVNVLNDWANNANSSVFDFACYYKMNDAFDGNNLALLNDDMMWKRNPYKAVTFVTNHDTDEIWSKMLAYSYILTHEGYPTIFYRDYEEWLDKAKLNNLIWIHNNKATGTTSILYSDNDEYVARRNGYNGNPGLVVYINNSDAWQERWIQTNWANTQIKDFTGNSTWYPTTQADKWVKIQCPPKGYSVWSINQ; this comes from the coding sequence ATGAAAAAAACACAAGTAAGATTTCTGTACATTGGTATGATTGCGGCACTTTTAAGCTCGTGTTCACAAAATGAAACATCAGAAACAGATTCAAAAGCTGAAAGTCAGAAATTCGAAATTATTAATGTTACACATCACGACGGAAAACCTTTTAGTACAGGAACTTCATCTACCGGAAAATATGTTGATAATCCTGGTGGAGGTGTTATGATGCAGGCCTTTTACTGGGATGTTCCTGCAGGAGGAACCTGGTGGAATACTGTAAGCAGCAAAGTTACGGCCTGGTCCAATGCAGGAATTGGCTCTATTTGGCTACCACCTGCCTCAAAAGCACAAAACGGAGCATTTTCTATGGGATATGATCCAACAGATTATTTTGATTTTGGTGATTACAATCAAAACGGAAGTATCGAAACCAGATTTGGTTCAAAAACAGAACTGGTTAGTTTAATTACTAATGCACATACTGAAAACATGAAGGTATATGCTGATATTGTAATTAATCATAACAGCGGAGGCCAATCAGAAGCGAATCCTTTTACAGGTACCAATACCTGGACTAATTTTACAGGAGTTGCTTCGGGTAAATTTCCTCGTAACTATAATGATTTTTACAAAAATAGTTTCGGAAATAATGACGAAGGTGCTTTTGGAGGATTTCCAGATCTATGTCATGCAGCATCAAATGTACAAAACTGGCTATGGCTGAGAACTGACGGAGTTGGTAAATATTATAAAAATACCATGAAATTTGATGGCTGGAGATTTGATTATGTAAAAGGATTTGGTGCATGGGTTGTAAACTCATGGAATGCTAATGTAGGTGGATTTTCGGTTGGAGAATTATGGGATTCAAATGTAAATGTATTAAATGATTGGGCCAACAACGCTAATAGCTCTGTTTTCGATTTTGCCTGTTATTACAAAATGAATGATGCTTTTGATGGAAACAATCTAGCACTGTTAAATGATGACATGATGTGGAAAAGAAACCCATATAAGGCGGTAACTTTTGTAACTAATCATGATACAGATGAAATTTGGAGCAAAATGCTGGCCTATTCATACATTTTAACTCACGAAGGATATCCAACCATTTTCTACAGAGATTATGAAGAATGGCTGGATAAAGCCAAATTAAATAATCTTATCTGGATTCATAACAACAAAGCAACAGGTACAACTTCTATTCTGTATTCAGATAATGACGAATATGTGGCAAGAAGAAATGGTTACAACGGAAATCCTGGATTAGTGGTTTACATCAATAATTCTGATGCCTGGCAGGAAAGATGGATTCAAACCAATTGGGCCAATACTCAAATTAAAGACTTTACAGGAAATTCAACTTGGTATCCAACAACTCAGGCAGATAAATGGGTAAAAATACAATGCCCTCCAAAAGGGTATTCGGTGTGGTCAATTAATCAGTAA
- a CDS encoding peptide chain release factor 3 encodes MSFLKEIQRRRTFGIISHPDAGKTTLTEKLLLFGGAIQEAGAVKNNKIKKGATSDFMEIERQRGISVSTSVLAFNYKDKKINILDTPGHKDFAEDTFRTLTAVDSVIVVIDVAKGVEEQTEKLVAVCRMRNIPMIVFINKLDREGKDAFDLMDEVEQKLGLKVTPLSFPIGMGYDFQGIYNLWEENINLFSGDSRKNIEETIAFSDVQNNPELDKIVGQKAAEKLREELELIDEVYPKFERQDYLDGKIQPVFFGSALNNFGVRELLDCFVTIAPSPRPKDSETRLVDPTEEKMSGFVFKIHANMDPKHRDRLAFIKIVSGTFERNKPYYHVRQKKNLKFSSPNAFFAEKKEIVDISYPGDIVGLHDTGNFKIGDTLTEGEVMSFKGIPSFSPEHFRYINNADPMKAKQLDKGVDQLMDEGVAQLFTLEMNNRKVIGTVGALQYEVIQYRLEHEYGAKCTYENFPVHKACWVKPDDAKNEEFKEFKRIKQKFLAHDKYGQLVFLADSDFTIQMTQSKYPTVKLFFTSEFD; translated from the coding sequence ATGAGCTTTTTAAAAGAAATACAACGCAGAAGAACATTCGGAATTATATCACATCCCGATGCTGGTAAAACAACTTTAACTGAAAAATTACTATTATTTGGAGGTGCAATTCAGGAAGCGGGAGCTGTAAAAAATAATAAAATTAAAAAAGGAGCAACAAGTGACTTTATGGAAATCGAACGCCAAAGAGGTATTTCGGTTTCTACATCTGTTCTTGCTTTTAATTATAAAGACAAAAAGATCAACATTCTGGATACACCAGGACACAAGGATTTTGCAGAAGACACCTTTAGAACTTTAACTGCTGTTGACAGTGTTATTGTTGTGATTGACGTTGCTAAAGGGGTTGAAGAGCAAACCGAAAAACTGGTTGCAGTTTGTAGAATGCGTAATATTCCGATGATTGTTTTCATCAACAAATTAGACCGTGAAGGTAAAGACGCTTTTGACTTGATGGATGAAGTGGAACAAAAACTGGGCTTAAAAGTTACACCTTTAAGTTTCCCTATCGGAATGGGTTATGATTTTCAGGGAATTTATAATTTATGGGAAGAAAACATTAATCTTTTTAGTGGAGATAGCCGTAAAAACATCGAAGAAACAATCGCTTTTTCTGATGTTCAAAACAATCCTGAACTAGATAAAATTGTTGGTCAAAAAGCAGCAGAAAAACTGCGTGAAGAATTAGAATTAATTGATGAAGTATATCCAAAATTTGAACGTCAGGATTATTTAGACGGAAAAATTCAACCTGTATTTTTTGGTTCAGCTTTAAACAACTTTGGAGTTCGTGAGCTTTTAGATTGTTTCGTTACAATTGCTCCATCTCCTCGTCCAAAAGATTCTGAGACACGTTTAGTAGATCCTACAGAAGAAAAAATGAGTGGATTTGTGTTTAAAATCCATGCCAATATGGATCCAAAACACAGAGATCGTCTTGCCTTTATAAAAATTGTTTCAGGAACTTTTGAAAGAAACAAGCCTTATTATCACGTTCGCCAGAAGAAGAATTTAAAATTCTCAAGTCCGAATGCCTTTTTCGCAGAAAAGAAAGAAATCGTAGACATTTCGTATCCTGGAGATATTGTAGGTTTACATGATACGGGAAACTTCAAAATTGGGGATACTTTAACTGAAGGTGAAGTAATGAGCTTCAAAGGAATTCCAAGTTTCTCTCCGGAACACTTTAGATACATCAATAATGCCGATCCGATGAAAGCTAAGCAATTAGACAAAGGTGTCGATCAGTTAATGGATGAAGGTGTTGCGCAGTTATTTACACTTGAAATGAATAACCGTAAAGTTATCGGAACTGTAGGTGCTCTTCAATATGAAGTAATTCAATATCGTTTAGAGCATGAGTATGGAGCAAAATGTACCTATGAAAACTTCCCGGTTCATAAAGCTTGTTGGGTAAAACCGGACGATGCTAAAAATGAAGAATTTAAAGAGTTTAAGCGCATTAAGCAAAAATTCTTAGCACATGATAAATATGGTCAATTGGTATTTCTTGCCGATTCTGATTTTACTATTCAAATGACTCAAAGTAAATATCCAACTGTGAAGTTATTCTTTACTTCAGAATTTGATTAA
- a CDS encoding DUF3467 domain-containing protein, with product MSNPKQQQEQINIELDETIAEGIYSNLAIINHSSSEFVLDFVSIMPGIPKAKVKSRIVLTPQHAKRLLRAIGENIHRFEAAHGEIKETEQAPIPLNFGPAGQA from the coding sequence ATGAGTAATCCGAAACAACAGCAAGAGCAAATTAATATTGAGTTAGATGAAACAATTGCAGAGGGAATTTATTCTAATCTTGCAATTATAAATCACTCATCATCAGAGTTTGTTTTAGATTTTGTGAGCATTATGCCAGGTATTCCTAAAGCCAAGGTAAAGTCAAGAATTGTTTTGACACCACAACATGCTAAAAGATTATTGAGAGCAATTGGTGAAAATATCCATAGATTTGAAGCCGCTCATGGCGAAATCAAAGAAACGGAACAAGCACCTATACCGCTTAATTTTGGTCCTGCGGGACAAGCATAA